In Sesamum indicum cultivar Zhongzhi No. 13 linkage group LG1, S_indicum_v1.0, whole genome shotgun sequence, the sequence CTTTCCTTATATATCTACCtgatttaaatattgagaGACTAAAATCGGGGCCTTTTCGGCATGATTCCGAAAGtgatttgtttaataaataggtTTTACAAGAAAGAGGATGATGTCGTATTTGGCTCATTACAGTTAGCaatcacttaaatttattcataagaTCTTAATTCGATTTTATCTCAGTATAACAATAGTagggtttgattttttttctttactgcatggatcaatattatttcgagtaagaaattaaaatactcTCTTAGAGATGTGAAATTTTAAGAGATCATTTGATGGGACTTGAATGTTTTGATGGTAAGCCAAGTTTTCGTTGGTTTTGAGTAGATTAGCAGACTTTCTATCAATGGATTTGGCTTGAAAAGAAGGCAGGCAAGGGTGGGGTGTTATCAAGAAAGGAAAACCATTTTTTCTTGCATGTTGTTATGAAGGATCGATGTGATGATTGTGTTTGTTTTAGTACcactttatgaaaaattatcattatccCTTTGTTCTTTTGTACATTTCAATTTGACTATGACTAGTGATTAGGTTTTAGAACAGCATGTCTCTCATTATTTTGGAGCCCCATTGCTTTATTAGTGACTAATATACAGTTTATTTTTGCCACTTTGATAGGATTAGGGTTGTGAAAGTACTAGgtttttttgtctttaatgGTTGTCAAATATGGAAATATTCTTTACTTGTCCTAGACTCTCATGTTTATGATGTCCTAAAGGACCATAACTATAATTTCGTCACTTTAAATTTTGAGTGAACTCATTAATTATGTACATCAATACATGAGTAATATCAATGATCATGATTAATCAACGGTTAAGAATTTAcctttaataattatgatcaatgtaattattattaatgagtAAATGAAGATCGGTTTTTTTCTCacgtaaattaaaaaatcgaTAGTAGATAATCGTATTTTTCcgttgattatatatataggccattaattataagaaattgtATACTTCTATGTATTGTATAATTTTGGAGATATTGAAAATTCTTGGAATCTAAGGATGAagcaataattatattcttagGTATATTCTCTTGTTGAATACATGAACCCTCTCGTTATGAGTCGTTTCCCCCTAAATCTTAGGGCTTGTTCGTTCGTCAATTCCCATATGCTGCATTTCGCCTTTTGAGTCGTGTCTGCCTGCCTTGGAAGGCCTTAGCATTATCATTCCCTCTTGCTCGCAGGGTAGGTGTCATTTTGGTTTTTGCCGCCTTTAGATCGGGTAATCACTTCAGGCtcctattttgttttcttcttctggcTGCTGttgcgttttttttttttgttttgtttttgggttGTGTTGAAAATTATGGCCCGATGACCTTTAAAGGTAGGCCCATTTGATGAAAGCCCACAACCACTTGGCTGCCCACTCACCAACCCGATCCACTATCGATAACCCGACCTGTAACTTTACTATTTAATATCTCCTAACCCTAGAATCTCTTAGTCTTCTCTCTTCTCCTGTCTTATGCCGACTGTTAGtctctcatctctctctccctgtttttctttctatacCAATGGATCTTCTGTGATTTCTTACCTTCATCAGCCACCGGAGAAGGTGGTGACTTTCCTAAACTAATCAATGTCTTTTGGAAATCCACCTCACACTTCCATCCATACGGTGTAGTTCTCTCTATAAAAGGGGGTTTTACCTCCTCGGCTTTGAGATACAAAAAACTGACAAATCTCTTCTTCCCACCAAATATCTGTGTGATCAAAAGTGTTGTTGTCTTCGTGATCGGTTGAAAAAGATCTCAGTAATCTCTCATTTGTGGTACGGTTTATTGTGGAGTAACCGTGGTTGTGGGCGTTCTTGGTGGTTGAAGTCTCTGTGACCATAAtctgtttaatatttttctgtattattgttatattatttttggtttgtattaaggagtttcgtactccacaTATTCTGTAATAGTTGGCTAGGCCATTTTTGTGAAGAGATATCACTGGGGGTTCACACCTTACAGGTTGTTTCTCTTCGTTTTGGTTTACTGGGTCTGTTCGTCCGCTTTTCTCTTTAATTGTGTCGGCGCTGgtgttttgtgttttttttcttgttttcttgtaggGAGTTAGTAGCTTGTTACTCCCTGGGTTTTCTCTCTAAACTATGCTTTATGTCCCTATAGCTATGGTTGCGGATTTCGATAGGTTGGGTTGTGGCATGCTGAGCTTATGTTAAGGGGTTTCTACATTGTGGGTTGTCTGCTTTCCTCTAAACTGTTTCATCCTGATGCTTTATTGAATACTCTACGGGTTACTTTTAATTCGGGTAAGGGGTTGGAGTTTAAGATGATTGAGGGTGATTGGTTTTTACTTAAATTCGCTCATATGCTGGATCATGACCCGGTTATTGTAAGGTATCCTTGGgattatgataaaaatctCCTGATTCTTGTGCTGGTGGATCCCTCGGACAACCCCAGTTTGGTTGATTTGAATTTCTACGAGTTTCATGTGCACATTCACAGTTTGTCGTTGGGGAAGATGACGAATGATGTATGCTTGTTTATTGGGAACAGATTGGATGTGGTCAAGGAGACCAATTTGGATTTGGATGGTGTGGGTTGGGGTTCTTTTGTCAGGATTAGAGTGGCAATAGATGTGAACAAACCTCTCAAATGGGCTTTAAAACTCCAGATAGTGTTGGGGGGCGAGCAACTAATCACGTTCACTTATGAGAGACTCCCGAACTTCTAGTATCTGTGCGGGTATCTAAGCCACTTATCCCTTAATTGTGAGCTCCAATTTCGTGAGGATTTTTGTGATCCGGGTGAAAATACCCCTTATAGTCCCTGGCTTCGAGCAGTTCTTCCGGCCCTTTCTCATAATCGGATGTCAGGCTCTCAGGGGGTGTCTTCGTCTCTTTTCCTCCAGCATTCACTCTTCCGTTCCTCGAGCTCCCTTCAATCCTATTCTACTTCAGCTCCCCCTCTTAGGCGAGACCCTTCCATTTGTGACATTTTCGAGTCTGTTCTACTAACTGCAGAAAAATAGTACCTCCTACTCCCTCCTCTTTCCTAGATAATTCTCTGGACCCCATTTCTCCTTGATCACAGCTACAAGACCTCAATGAAACCCCTTCTTTTTCCCATAATCCCTCCATCATCTACCTCACCCCCGACACTGACAATTCTATGAGTCGTCCCCTCTGCTTTGATTCCAACCCACCATTGGTGTTCCACTTCACGTGGCTTCTTTTCTTCCGCAGTCGGTCTTGGATATGCAGTTCCCTAAAGCTCCTACCACTCACTCTTCTCGTCCCCGTCTCTATTCCTCTAGCCGTATCCGTAAATGTCCCACTCAGTAAACGCAGGTTGTTAGATGAGGACTTTATTGAGTATTTGTGTTCTCAAGGGTAGACTAAAATCAACAGGTTTTCTGTATCATTGGATGATATTACTAATCTAATGGTGGGTTTTGGGGGCCAGACCCATCGATCACCATTTGCTAGTGTGGAACTGCCAGGGCTTGGGGGGACTTTGGACAGTTTAGTATCTCGGAGACCTTATCAGGGATTATCGCCCTGCCTTGGTTTTTGTAGCGGAAACCAAGTGCTCTTAACATCACATTGATGGATTGAAACTGAAGTTTGGTATGCATGGTGTGAGTGTGGATTCCAAAGGTAAGAGTGGGCTTGCCTTGTTATGGTCTCGGTCTTCTGATGTTATTCTTCAGAGTTTTTCgattaatcatataaatgtTTCTGTGAAGTTGGATGGTGATCAGGATATTGGCGTTTTCTTTGGAATTTATAGTGAACCGTACAATAGTAAGTGGGACTGCACTTCGGATCTCCTCTCTCGCATTATTCTTGATTAGTCTGAAAAGTTGGGAGGTCTTCAGAGCCCATTCTGGTAGATTCGTAAGTTTAGGTAGGCATTATCCGATTGTGAGATTGTGGATTTGGGATTCTCTGATGACCCTTTTACGTGGATAAATCGGCACCCAACCCCGAATATTGTTTGGGAAAAGTTCGATCGTGCGTGTGTCTCTATCGGGTGGTCTGAGAGGTTTCCATCGGCTTCGGTCTCTCATATCCCCGTGCTTTGCTCGGACCACAAACCTGTTCTTATTGTCCTTAAAAATGAACAAGACTTTTCCAGCGGTATGTCTAAACCATGGAAGTTTGAGGCTGCTTGGCTTTAGTCCCCGCAGTGTGAACAGATTGTTGAGGGAGGGTGGCAGTTGGCTCAGAGTGGCGGTCCAGAGATTGGTATTTTGGTGCAGGTGGAGTTTTGTCGCACTGAACTTTGGTCTTGGAGTTCTAGAACTTTTTGTCATATTGGCAGGAACGTTGATTGTTGAGCTCCAAAATGAGGTTTCTACTATTCGTAAGGAATTTGAGAGCATAGAAGAGTTTGAGAGACAATGTGGGGACAACACAGTAAGGATCTGCGGCTACGTGAGGGGTACATAAATACTAAGTTTTTCCATCACCGCGCTAATCAAAGGTTTTAGACGAATCTTATCCACAGGTTTAAGCGGGACGATGATGTGTGGGTTGAGATTGATGAAAGGATTCGGGAGTATGTTGAGAGTTACTTCCGAAAAATGTTCACCTCCAGCCATCCTCTGGAGGTAGGCATAGTTCTGGGCACCGCGCAGTTGCGGCTACTGGTGGAGCCGAGTATGTCGGCTGAGCTCCTATCTCCATACATAGAAATAGAAGTTATTAAGGCCTTGTTCCAAATGGCTTCTTTTAAGTCCCCAAGTCCTGACGGTATGGCTCTGATCTTTTTTCAATCCTTTTGGTATATTGTTCAACGTGATGTGATTGCTTGTGTCCTTAATTTCCTTAATTCCTTTATTTTGCCTCTGGGGATGAATGCCTATATTGTCTTGATTCTGAAATGTAAACGCCCTATATACCTTTCTCAGTTTAGGTCGATTAGTTTGTGCAATGTCATTTATAAGATTATTTCTAAATGCCAATCAGTTAAAGTTAATATTAGATAAGATAATTTCCCCTGCTCAATCTACTTTTGTCCctggataatattttatcgGCTTTCGAACTTAACCATTTTCTAAATATCAAGTCTAAGGGCGGGCAGGGCTTTATGGCGCTCAAATTGGATGTTAGCAAAACATATGATAAAGTTAAGTGGTATTTCCTCCAGCAGGTATTGTCTTGTCTTGGTTcttcccctttttttttcgTCTTATTCTATTTTGTGTCTCTTCCATCTCCTAATCCTTTATGCTTGGTAGATGTCATTTGGGTCTGTTGCATCGTCTAAGGGAATCCAATAGGGGGaccttttttctctttatcttttccttttctgtaCAGAAGCCTTTAATTCCCTGTTGCAGTGTGCGGAGTAGGAGGGGCGTATTCTAGGGGTATCCATTTGTTGGGGGGAGCACCTAGCATATCCCATTTGCTGTTTGCAGATGATACTATTATCTTTACTGATGCATCTCTAGTTATTTCCCGTGCTATCTTGGACGTTTTGGAAACCTACCGCTGGTCCACGAGACAAGAGATCAACTTTGCTCAGTCTTCGGTTGCTTTTAGCAGGAATATGAAGGAGGGGGTTCGTTGCCATATTGCTCACACTCTGCAGATTAAGATGGAGTTGTAGCTGGGGCTCCCGTGGAAGGCGGCGCGGTCCGAGagagaattatttttggtcatCAGGGATCGAGTTTGGAATCGTATATTGGGGTGGAATGAAAAGTTGCTTTCCCAAGCCGGTAAAGAAGTTCTTATGAAATCAGTTATCCAAGCAGTTCCTACCTACGGGATGGGTTGTTTCCTTCTGCCTACCATGTTGCTTACCAAAATTCAGGGGATGATTGCTAAATTCTAGTGGGGCAATAGGGGCAGTCTAAGATTCACTGGTTTTTGTGGGATAGGTTGTGTGAATCTATGCTTAGGGAGGGTTGGGCTTCCGTCAGCTTCACTTGTTTATTTTAACCATGCTTGCTAAATAGTTATAGAGGATTTCTGGGCGGTATCTTGACTCTTTTCTTGCCTAGAATGCGGATGCTACCATCTTCTCGTGTCACTCTGGTAGTAGAAGCTCATTTTTAATGGAGCCCTTCTAGATAGAGGTGCGGCAATGGCGTTAGGTGTGGTGGCCCAGGATGATAGAGGTGTGTGCTTGGTTTGGTGGTCGTGCTGGTTGGTTAGGAGCAGTTATGGTAAGGTTGCTGAAGCTTTGCAACGGGTGAGGCTATCCAACTTGCTGCTCGTTGCTGGTGGGGGTTGATTATTGTTGACGGTGATTGTGCGGTGCTGATCTCTAAGCTCCAGACAGGGGATAGGGAATTCTCTTTTGTTGGTAATGTGGTTCTGGACATTCTTGGTCTAGtggttcttttttcttcttgtcgCTTTCTTTGTGTTAATCGTAATCTTAACCTGTGGCACATTGTTTGGCCAAATCTGTTTTTGGATTGTATGATGGTATGTCTGATTCACCTCCTGCAGTTCATTCTCTTGTGAACTCTGAGTTGATTTCATGAATGAAATCTCACCTTtaagttcaaaaaaaaaaaaggtatattCTCTTGTTCTGCCTTTATTCCCTCATTTTAGGACCCCTCACTTAAATGAAGACAAGAAATATGTGGACAACATTGTTTAGTGATGATAATATGTTACATTAATAAGATGTTTTCAATCTCTTAATGCTAATACCTTTCTCACACATATATAGATTCtagcaaaaattattttaggggtaaaattgattatttttatcttctatTATAAAATGATCTTACAAGTTATTACGTACTTCATATACACCTaatgtatattaaaatatattatactcaTCAACTATACATTTAAACATATTTTGTACTTGTGAGGTTTGAaaattggtaattttaatcttgtaattagCATAGGACGGTGATAATTTTAGTCGTGTacgaatttattttgacaaatttgtcttgaaacttcaaaaaatttgtaCATGAAGGACAAAAATAGTCGGAATATGCTAAAATAGCCGAAAAGTACACCCTGGTAATGTGTACTTTTCTGGTGGTTTTAACAAATTCCGACTTATTTTATTCTCAATGTgtgagtttttttaaaattgcatgACAGAATTAGCAAAACAGATTCGTTAAATTGTCATcttttaattacacttaggGATGGGCATCGGCTTGGGTGTCCAAAATTTTGGGtagctaaaattatatttactcaaTCCCGActtg encodes:
- the LOC105164570 gene encoding uncharacterized protein LOC105164570, giving the protein MLRGFYIVGCLLSSKLFHPDALLNTLRVTFNSGKGLEFKMIEGDWFLLKFAHMLDHDPVIVRYPWDYDKNLLILVLVDPSDNPSLVDLNFYEFHVHIHSLSLGKMTNDVCLFIGNRLDVVKETNLDLDGVGWGSFVRIRVAIDVNKPLKWALKLQIVLGGEQLITFTYERLPNF